Proteins found in one Artemia franciscana chromosome 13, ASM3288406v1, whole genome shotgun sequence genomic segment:
- the LOC136034999 gene encoding L-threonine 3-dehydrogenase, mitochondrial-like produces the protein MKLRSLTFTNIKFLRKFSSEASPHPYTQSARDGNVQLGTKPRILITGSHGQLGYGVAQALRKSYGRENVIMSDIIKPSKRILESGPYIHADILDFKNLQQVVVTHRLDWLIHFSALLSAVGEKNLSLAMKVNVEGVHNILELSRQFGLRLFVPSTIGAFGPESPRNPTPNLTVQRPKTIYGVSKVHAELLGEYFHHRYGLDFRCLRFPGVISYDTNPGGGTTDYAVQIFHDALTTRHHVCYLRKDTRLPMMYITDTIKSICEFMALDSSVLPQRTYNVTAMSFTPEEIADSIRRHIPSLEVTYKPDDRQKIADSWPQVFDDSEARTEWGWEHEYDLDKLVDIMITSLRPKYAS, from the exons atgaaacttcGAAGCCTGACCTTCACTAACATAaagtttcttagaaaattttcgTCGGAAGCGTCACCACACCCTTATACACAGTCCGCACGGGATGGAAATGTCCAGCTAGGAACCAAGCCAAGGATTCTAATTACTG ggtcccatGGTCAACTAGGGTATGGGGTTGCTCAGGCCCTTCGAAAGTCCTATGGTCGAGAAAATGTTATTATGTCTGATATTATAAAACCGTCCAAACGAATTCTGGAAAGTG gtCCATATATTCACGCTGATATTCTTGACTTCAAGAATCTGCAACAGGTTGTTGTCACTCATCGCCTGGATTGGTTAATACATTTTAGCGCACTTCTGTCAGCTGTCGGAGAAAAGAACTTATCTCTTGCCATGAAGGTGAACGTTGAAG gtGTTCACAATATCCTTGAGCTGTCCCGACAATTTGGATTAAGACTGTTTGTACCATCTACAATTGGTGCTTTTGGGCCAGAATCTCCAAGGAATCCCACGCCCAACTTAACTGTTCAAAGGCCCAAAACAATTTACGGAGTTTCCAAG GTACACGCAGAACTTCTAGGCGAATACTTTCATCACAGATACGGGCTCGATTTCCGCTGCTTACGATTTCCAGGCGTTATCAGCTACGACACCAATCCAGGAGGCGGAACTACAG ACTATGCTGTTCAGATCTTCCACGATGCTCTTACGACACGCCATCATGTCTGTTATCTTCGCAAGGATACACGTTTGCCAATGATGTATATAACTGACACAATTAAATCAATTTGTGAATTTATGGCTCTGGATTCATCAGTTTTACCACAGAGGACGTACAATGTCACGGCTATGAGTTTTACCCCAGAAGAAATAGCAGATAGCATTAGGAGGCATATACCTTCCTTGGAGGTCACTTACAAGCCAGATGATAGACAAAAAATAG CTGACAGTTGGCCACAAGTTTTTGATGATAGTGAAGCACGAACTGAATGGGGCTGGGAACATGAATATGACTTAGACAAACTTGTGGACATAATGATTACATCATTAAGGCCAAAATACGCAAGCTGA